From Paenibacillus polymyxa, the proteins below share one genomic window:
- a CDS encoding amino acid adenylation domain-containing protein yields MFIHNPKGSVDKLIILSHEERKQLLIDFNDTKKDYPQDKTIHELFAEQVERTPDNIAVVYEDKHLTYRELNGKANHLARVLRNKGVKPDRIVGIMAERSFEMIVGIFAILKAGGAYLPIDPNYPDTRIKYLLDDSGSQILLTSRTFMENKQIDADIIYLEEEYLNEENSKLENVNKPSDLAYVIYTSGSTGKPKGGMIEHTSVVNIITALQAMYPLKAEDSFLFKTTYTFDVSVAEIFGWFLNGGKLVISRQGVEKEAMELVEVINKHKITHVNFVPSMLNIMVQTLKDNGIKLPSTLRYIFAAGEALPKKLVHELFDVSENTSLENIYGPTESTIYAAGYSITKKIAEELITVPIGKALQNVYLYILDKHNQLTPVGVAGELVIGGSGLARGYLNRPELTAEKFVPNPFIPGEKVYRTGDLVRRLPDGNIEFMGRIDHQVKIRGFRIELGEIEAHLVKHTAIKEAVVIAKEEQQGKKYLCAYIVGENELTISELREHLLNELPDYMVPAYFMKLEQMPFNANGKIDRKALPEPQGNINTGVEHVVPRNEREEILAKVWEDVLKTENIGVKDNFFSLGGDSIKAIQVMSRLNVHGLKLEMRDLFKHPVIEELVEYIQSTSRRIHQGPVEGIVPITPIQRWLYKQDSKDIHHFNQEIMIYGRNGFEEAIIRKVLSKLVEHHDIFRTVVKIEDQNILQYNKNLEGEHFSLEIVDLRDSYNYREKIELEASRIQRSMDLYNGPLVKVGLFKTKEGDHLLIAIHHLVVDGVSWRIILEDLDIGYRQALNNDEIKFSNKTDSFKDWAQRLDEYANSPELLKEINYWTNLEKTETIPLPKDREIEERRYMNNNSVKIELSIEETEKMLKRVNHAYNTEVNDILLTALGLAVREWTGNDKVLISLEGHGREEIIKDIDISRTVGWFTTQYPVVLDVSGQLDISRMIKSVKENIRQIPNKGIGYGILKYLTLPENKADLNFNLNPEISFNYLGQFNQDNVDNLFGVSDIPAGESTGPNYKSEYCIDINGGTVEGGKLELNFSYNQGEYEKSTIEGVAVSFKKHLVNIITHCAEMDYSEATLSDFTVDDLNMDEFEDVLNNFE; encoded by the coding sequence ATGTTTATCCATAACCCCAAAGGGTCAGTTGACAAGCTTATTATATTAAGTCATGAAGAAAGAAAGCAGTTGCTGATAGACTTTAATGATACTAAGAAAGACTATCCGCAGGACAAAACCATACATGAGCTGTTTGCTGAGCAGGTGGAAAGGACACCTGACAACATAGCTGTGGTATATGAAGACAAGCACTTGACTTACAGGGAATTGAACGGAAAGGCAAATCATTTGGCCAGAGTATTGAGGAACAAAGGGGTAAAGCCTGACCGTATTGTAGGAATTATGGCCGAACGTTCATTTGAGATGATTGTGGGGATATTTGCCATATTGAAAGCTGGAGGGGCGTATCTGCCGATAGATCCTAATTATCCTGATACAAGGATAAAGTATTTGTTGGACGATAGTGGTTCCCAGATCCTTTTGACCTCCAGGACCTTTATGGAAAATAAGCAGATTGATGCGGATATTATATATCTGGAGGAAGAATATTTAAATGAAGAGAACTCAAAGCTTGAAAATGTAAACAAACCCTCGGACCTTGCGTACGTCATTTATACATCAGGTTCGACAGGGAAGCCCAAAGGTGGAATGATTGAGCATACTAGCGTTGTAAACATAATTACAGCCCTCCAGGCCATGTATCCGCTTAAAGCGGAAGACTCTTTTCTATTTAAAACAACTTATACCTTTGACGTATCCGTAGCTGAGATATTTGGCTGGTTCCTCAACGGAGGAAAGCTTGTAATATCACGCCAAGGTGTGGAAAAGGAAGCTATGGAGTTAGTAGAGGTAATAAACAAGCATAAGATAACCCATGTAAACTTTGTACCATCAATGCTGAATATAATGGTACAGACTTTAAAAGATAATGGTATAAAACTGCCATCAACTCTCAGGTATATTTTTGCTGCTGGAGAAGCGCTGCCCAAAAAGCTTGTCCATGAGCTTTTCGATGTCTCAGAGAACACATCTCTGGAAAATATCTATGGGCCTACAGAGTCCACGATATATGCAGCGGGTTACAGTATAACAAAGAAAATAGCAGAAGAACTTATAACAGTACCTATAGGGAAAGCTTTACAGAATGTATACCTTTATATACTGGACAAGCACAACCAATTAACTCCTGTAGGAGTGGCCGGTGAACTTGTGATAGGTGGAAGCGGTCTTGCAAGGGGCTATTTGAATAGACCTGAACTGACAGCAGAAAAATTTGTACCTAACCCGTTTATTCCCGGCGAAAAAGTGTACCGCACAGGGGACTTAGTAAGGCGGCTTCCTGATGGGAACATCGAATTCATGGGCAGGATCGACCACCAGGTAAAGATAAGAGGCTTTAGAATAGAGCTTGGAGAAATTGAAGCACATCTGGTGAAGCACACTGCTATTAAGGAAGCAGTGGTTATTGCAAAGGAAGAGCAGCAAGGGAAGAAGTACCTGTGTGCATATATTGTAGGGGAAAATGAATTGACCATTTCCGAGCTAAGGGAGCATCTCTTAAACGAACTACCTGACTACATGGTACCAGCGTATTTCATGAAGCTGGAACAGATGCCATTTAATGCCAACGGTAAAATTGATCGGAAAGCATTGCCTGAACCACAGGGGAATATTAATACCGGAGTAGAGCATGTAGTTCCTAGAAACGAAAGAGAAGAAATACTGGCCAAAGTATGGGAAGACGTACTAAAAACTGAAAACATCGGGGTAAAAGATAATTTCTTCAGCCTTGGAGGAGACTCAATAAAAGCCATACAGGTAATGTCGCGTCTTAACGTCCATGGGCTAAAGCTTGAAATGCGGGACTTATTCAAACATCCTGTAATTGAGGAACTCGTCGAATATATACAATCTACAAGCCGAAGAATTCATCAAGGCCCGGTAGAAGGCATAGTACCGATAACACCTATACAAAGATGGTTGTATAAACAAGACAGCAAGGATATTCATCATTTTAATCAGGAAATAATGATATATGGGCGTAACGGATTTGAAGAAGCTATTATTCGAAAAGTATTGTCAAAGCTTGTAGAGCACCACGATATTTTTAGAACAGTGGTAAAAATAGAGGATCAAAATATACTCCAATACAACAAAAACCTTGAAGGTGAACATTTTTCATTGGAAATTGTAGACCTTAGGGACAGCTATAATTACCGGGAAAAAATAGAGCTGGAAGCGTCGAGGATTCAGAGGAGCATGGACTTGTATAACGGTCCTTTAGTTAAGGTTGGTCTGTTTAAGACTAAAGAAGGGGACCACCTGCTAATAGCTATTCACCACCTTGTAGTTGATGGGGTATCGTGGAGAATCATACTGGAAGATTTGGACATAGGATACAGACAGGCGCTAAACAATGATGAAATAAAATTCAGCAACAAGACCGACTCTTTCAAAGATTGGGCACAGAGGCTTGATGAGTATGCCAATAGCCCTGAACTATTAAAAGAAATAAATTACTGGACCAATTTGGAAAAAACTGAAACAATACCGCTTCCAAAAGACCGAGAGATTGAAGAAAGAAGGTATATGAATAACAATAGCGTCAAGATCGAGCTGAGTATTGAAGAGACTGAGAAGATGCTAAAGCGGGTAAACCATGCTTATAACACAGAAGTAAACGACATATTGCTTACCGCCTTGGGATTAGCAGTGAGGGAATGGACCGGAAATGATAAGGTTCTGATCAGTCTGGAGGGGCACGGCAGGGAGGAAATCATTAAAGACATTGACATAAGCAGGACCGTGGGATGGTTCACCACCCAGTATCCCGTGGTGTTAGATGTCAGCGGACAACTCGATATTTCCCGCATGATCAAATCGGTAAAAGAAAACATCAGGCAGATACCTAACAAAGGGATAGGTTACGGCATACTAAAATATCTTACCTTGCCGGAAAACAAAGCCGATTTAAACTTTAATCTAAACCCTGAAATAAGCTTCAATTACCTCGGTCAATTCAACCAGGATAATGTAGACAATTTATTTGGAGTGTCTGATATTCCTGCCGGAGAGTCTACAGGACCAAACTATAAAAGTGAGTATTGTATTGATATTAACGGCGGAACTGTAGAAGGCGGGAAGCTGGAATTAAACTTTAGCTACAACCAGGGAGAGTATGAGAAGAGTACTATTGAAGGGGTAGCGGTGAGTTTTAAAAAGCATTTAGTAAACATAATAACCCATTGTGCAGAAATGGACTATTCAGAAGCTACACTCAGTGATTTTACAGTAGACGATCTGAATATGGATGAGTTTGAAGACGTATTGAATAACTTCGAATAA